One Aegilops tauschii subsp. strangulata cultivar AL8/78 chromosome 7, Aet v6.0, whole genome shotgun sequence genomic window carries:
- the LOC123494682 gene encoding uncharacterized protein: protein MAGLEGFEFLEIVIEKSCSRQRLPDKFAKMLAGREPHKVKLREAGSGLRRLWDVLVVFDGEGHMYLGPGWEQFARAHELQLGHFLVFRYDGDAMFTVKMFDNTMCRMYYQHDDDASNGSSSGDDEEQSGDDEEPPILANEDPAMVVADDDLAMVVADDDLAIVVPNDDLAIVVPDNDLVMVVAPAIPQLGDRTMPIVIEEYIRVGIRHSERIRLMKEKKEE, encoded by the exons ATGGCTGGCTTGGAAGGTTTTGAGTTCTTAGAGATCGTAATTGAGAAATCTTGCAGTAGGCAG aggctgcctgacaagTTTGCGAAGATGCTCGCCGGCCGTGAGCCCCACAAAGTGAAGCTGCGGGAGGCCGGCAGCGGGcttcgcaggctgtgggacgtgtTGGTGGTGTTCGATGGTGAAGGCCACATGTACCTAGGGCCCGGCTGGGAGCAGTTCGCCCGCGCCCATGAGCTACAGCTCGGGCACTTCCTTGTCTTCCGCTACGACGGCGACGCCATGTTCACCGTGAAGATGTTCGACAACACCATGTGCCGCATGTACTACCAGCACGACGACGATGCCA gcaatgggagcagcagcggGGATGACGAGGAGCAGAGCGGGGATGATGAGGAGCCGCCTATTCTGGCTAACGAGGACCCTGCTATGGTGGTGGCGGATGACGACCTTGCTATGGTGGTGGCTGATGACGACCTCGCGATTGTGGTGCCTAATGATGACCTTGCAAttgtggtgcctgacaatgacctcgTGATGGTAGTGGCGCCTGCAATCCCACAGCTTGGCGACAGGACCATGCCAATTGTGATAGAGGAGTACATCCGCGTTGGGATTCGCCACTCTGAGCGCATCAGGTTGATGAAGGAGAAAAAGGAGGAGTGA
- the LOC141026790 gene encoding uncharacterized protein translates to MASFWYDSWMQGEAPFLVAPDIFQMARRKNKTVHAALRDNSWVRDVQGRVTTGLLPQFVNLWTKVAAAGHLSTGPDVFTWKLTESGVFSTRSAYHMQFLGSTRSPLMAAVWKAWAPAKIKFFAWLLAINRLLTADRLMARQWPNCYFCPLCMRSLETNVHLFQECPWARRLWATGADRFQLPSCHPDNWSITTDTTEWLLGLTTNAAHAKKGEVHLPAHSLDDLGERNNRIFRGQERSVERARDSVGDEITTWTWAGGKHLMPRE, encoded by the coding sequence ATGGCGTCCTTCTGGTATGACAGTTGGATGCAAGGGGAAGCACCCTTCTTAGTGGCACCTGACATCTTCCAGATGGCGCGCCGAAAAAACAAGACGGTGCATGCGGCGCTCCGAGACAACAGCTGGGTTCGTGATGTGCAGGGGCGGGTGACCACGGGGTTACTGCCTCAATTTGTCAACCTCTGGACGAAGGTGGCGGCAGCTGGCCACCTGTCGACAGGACCGGATGTCTTCACTTGGAAATTGACGGAATCAGGCGTGTTCTCCACAAGATCGGCATACCACATGCAGTTCTTGGGGTCCACGAGATCACCCCTCATGGCGGCGGTGTGGAAGGCATGGGCGCCGGCAAAGATCAAGTTTTTCGCTTGGCTTCTTGCCATTAACAGGCTCCTCACAGCGGACAGGCTGATGGCGAGGCAATGGCCAAACTGCTACTTTTGCCCTCTCTGCATGCGCAGCCTAGAGACCAACGTGCATCTGTTCCAAGAGTGTCCATGGGCTCGACGTCTATGGGCGACGGGGGCTGACCGTTTTCAGTTACCCTCATGCCACCCAGATAACTGGAGCATAACGACTGACACAACCGAGTGGCTCTTGGGTTTGACGACCAACGCAGCACACGCCAAGAAAGGCGAGGTCCATCTCCCTGCTCATAGCTTGGACGATCTGGGGGAGAGAAACAACAGGATTTTCAGAGGTCAAGAACGATCTGTCGAGAGAGCGCGGGACTCCGTTGGCGACGAGATCACAACCTGGACGTGGGCAGGCGGGAAGCACTTGATGCCGCGAGAGTAG